Proteins encoded within one genomic window of Lysinibacillus louembei:
- the fliE gene encoding flagellar hook-basal body complex protein FliE has protein sequence MINSISMFTQTQGVQQANKLTATPYEAQQNFAATLKDAIAQVNAQQIQSDTLTNKLINGGDVDLHEVMIASQKASITLNATMEVRNKVVEAYQEIMRMSV, from the coding sequence ATGATTAACTCCATATCAATGTTTACTCAAACACAAGGAGTACAGCAAGCTAATAAGTTAACAGCAACACCTTACGAGGCGCAGCAAAATTTTGCGGCAACATTAAAGGACGCAATTGCACAAGTGAATGCGCAACAAATTCAATCCGACACATTGACGAATAAATTAATTAATGGTGGCGATGTGGATTTACATGAGGTAATGATAGCTTCACAAAAAGCGAGTATCACACTAAATGCCACAATGGAAGTTCGAAATAAAGTGGTTGAAGCTTACCAAGAAATTATGCGAATGAGTGTATAA
- the flgC gene encoding flagellar basal body rod protein FlgC, translating into MTIFHSMNTTASALTAQRLRMDVISSNMANIDTTRAKQVNGEWEPYRRKTVTLTAKEGQFSNFLNVAMGKTVKHGVGNGVKVSRINEDNETPFKLVYDPTHIDADENGYVRMANVDPLKEMVDLISATRSYEANVTVFNANKSMLSKALEIGK; encoded by the coding sequence ATGACAATCTTTCATAGTATGAATACAACTGCCTCCGCTTTAACAGCACAACGTTTACGTATGGATGTAATTTCTTCAAATATGGCAAATATTGATACGACAAGAGCAAAGCAAGTGAATGGTGAGTGGGAGCCGTACCGTCGTAAAACAGTCACTTTAACAGCAAAAGAAGGTCAGTTTTCAAACTTTTTAAATGTAGCAATGGGGAAAACTGTGAAACATGGTGTCGGGAATGGCGTGAAGGTATCACGCATTAACGAAGATAATGAAACACCGTTTAAGCTTGTTTATGATCCAACACATATTGATGCAGATGAGAATGGTTATGTAAGAATGGCAAATGTAGACCCATTAAAAGAAATGGTTGATTTAATTTCTGCAACGCGCTCCTATGAAGCGAATGTAACGGTGTTCAATGCCAATAAATCGATGCTGTCAAAAGCTTTAGAAATCGGCAAATAA
- the flgB gene encoding flagellar basal body rod protein FlgB has protein sequence MDLFGGTIRNIENGLSYATLKHKTIANNIANVDTPNYKAKDVSFRSMLEGAKQTSIAANKNDVRHYDFDAEQFKSGVFDYANLRARHNGNGVNMDAEQAKLAENTIYYNALIDRVNGKLNTLNTVIKGGK, from the coding sequence GTGGATTTATTCGGTGGAACAATTCGCAATATAGAAAATGGCCTTTCTTATGCGACTTTAAAACATAAAACAATTGCTAACAATATTGCAAATGTCGATACGCCAAACTATAAGGCGAAAGATGTCAGTTTTAGAAGTATGTTAGAAGGTGCTAAACAAACATCAATTGCGGCAAATAAAAACGATGTTCGACATTATGATTTCGATGCAGAGCAATTTAAATCAGGCGTATTTGATTATGCAAATTTAAGAGCTCGTCATAATGGAAATGGTGTAAATATGGATGCAGAGCAAGCTAAACTGGCTGAAAATACAATCTATTATAATGCGCTTATTGACCGTGTAAATGGAAAATTAAATACACTAAATACAGTAATTAAAGGAGGGAAATAA
- the codY gene encoding GTP-sensing pleiotropic transcriptional regulator CodY translates to MNLLSKTRKINAMLQATAGKPVNFKEMADTLGDIIDSNVFIVSRKGKLLGLSIHQQIENERIKKMFAERQFPEEYTQNLFNITETSPNLDVNNEHTAFPVENKDLFASGLTTIVPIIGGGERLGTLILARINDQFSDDDLILAEYGATVVGMEILREKAEEIEEEARSKAVVQMAINSLSYSELEAIEHIFEELDGHEGLLVASKIADRVGITRSVIVNALRKLESAGVIESRSLGMKGTYIKVLNDKFLVALAEIKMK, encoded by the coding sequence ATGAATTTATTATCAAAAACAAGAAAAATTAACGCAATGCTTCAAGCGACTGCTGGTAAGCCAGTAAACTTTAAAGAAATGGCGGATACGTTAGGTGACATTATCGACTCTAACGTCTTTATCGTAAGTCGTAAAGGGAAGCTTTTAGGTTTATCAATTCACCAGCAAATCGAAAATGAGCGTATTAAAAAAATGTTTGCGGAGCGCCAATTCCCAGAGGAGTATACACAAAACTTATTTAATATTACAGAAACATCGCCAAACTTAGATGTAAATAATGAACATACAGCGTTCCCTGTTGAAAATAAAGATTTATTTGCATCTGGTTTAACAACGATTGTTCCAATTATTGGTGGTGGAGAGCGTTTAGGGACGTTAATCCTTGCACGTATTAACGATCAATTTAGCGATGATGATTTAATTTTAGCTGAGTATGGTGCAACAGTAGTCGGCATGGAAATTTTACGTGAAAAAGCTGAGGAAATTGAAGAAGAGGCTCGTTCAAAAGCTGTTGTGCAAATGGCGATTAATTCATTATCATACTCTGAGCTTGAAGCGATTGAGCATATTTTCGAGGAGTTAGATGGTCACGAAGGGCTACTTGTTGCTTCAAAAATTGCAGACCGCGTAGGTATTACTCGTTCAGTTATTGTCAATGCATTACGCAAGCTGGAGTCTGCTGGTGTAATTGAGTCGCGCTCACTTGGGATGAAAGGTACTTATATTAAAGTATTGAACGATAAATTTTTAGTTGCATTAGCTGAAATTAAAATGAAATAA
- the hslU gene encoding ATP-dependent protease ATPase subunit HslU, whose product MMTTNLTPRQITEHLNRHIVGQNEAKRAVAIALRNRYRRSLLNDEMKSEIIPKNILMIGPTGVGKTEIARRIAKLTKAPFVKVEATKFTEVGYVGRDVESMVRDLVEASLRLVKEEMLATVKEEAEKLADQAIVKLLAPSKKKAKMQQNPFEMLFGQKQEQAEQENPAEEAEISSRRSQIATDLAQGKLENQWVTIEVMEQAAPLMDMPGMEMQMSGMQDMLANLMPKKTKKRKVQVKDARRILTLEEANKLIDTDELTAEAIQRAEQTGIIFIDEIDKIASKDSGSSANVSREGVQRDILPIVEGSTVTTKYGPVKTDYMLFIAAGAFHMSKPSDLIPELQGRFPIRVELEKLTKEDFVRILQEPDQSLILQYKALLETENVTIEFSDEAIDCIAEIATEVNQETDNIGARRLHTILERLLEELSFEASEIAPAHIEITPAYVEQKLGNIVKNKDLSQFIL is encoded by the coding sequence ATAATGACGACAAACTTAACGCCAAGACAAATTACGGAACATTTAAATCGTCACATTGTTGGGCAAAATGAGGCAAAGCGTGCAGTAGCAATTGCACTGCGTAATCGCTATCGCCGTTCTTTACTGAACGATGAAATGAAAAGTGAAATTATCCCGAAAAACATCTTAATGATTGGTCCAACAGGTGTTGGAAAAACGGAAATCGCAAGACGTATTGCGAAGCTGACAAAAGCGCCATTTGTTAAAGTGGAAGCAACAAAGTTCACAGAAGTAGGCTATGTTGGACGCGATGTAGAATCAATGGTACGGGACTTGGTAGAGGCTTCGTTACGCCTTGTTAAAGAAGAAATGTTAGCAACTGTAAAGGAAGAGGCAGAAAAGCTGGCAGACCAAGCGATTGTGAAATTGCTAGCACCTTCAAAAAAGAAGGCGAAAATGCAGCAAAATCCATTTGAAATGCTTTTTGGACAAAAGCAAGAGCAAGCTGAGCAGGAAAATCCGGCGGAAGAAGCAGAAATAAGCTCCCGTCGCAGTCAGATTGCAACGGATTTAGCACAAGGTAAGCTTGAAAACCAGTGGGTAACAATCGAGGTCATGGAGCAAGCAGCACCATTAATGGATATGCCAGGAATGGAAATGCAAATGAGCGGCATGCAGGATATGTTGGCGAATTTAATGCCAAAGAAAACAAAGAAGCGCAAAGTGCAAGTAAAAGATGCACGTCGTATTTTAACGTTGGAAGAGGCCAACAAATTAATCGATACAGATGAACTAACAGCAGAAGCGATTCAGCGCGCTGAACAGACAGGTATCATCTTCATTGATGAAATTGATAAAATTGCAAGCAAAGACAGCGGCTCTTCAGCAAATGTTTCACGCGAGGGTGTACAGCGCGATATTTTGCCAATCGTAGAAGGTTCTACTGTAACGACGAAATATGGTCCTGTAAAAACAGATTATATGCTATTTATTGCAGCAGGTGCTTTTCATATGTCAAAGCCGAGTGATTTAATTCCGGAATTGCAAGGGCGTTTCCCAATTCGTGTGGAACTGGAAAAATTAACGAAGGAAGATTTTGTCCGCATTTTACAAGAGCCAGACCAATCGCTTATTTTGCAATATAAAGCCTTGCTAGAAACGGAAAATGTAACAATTGAATTTTCAGATGAAGCGATTGATTGCATTGCTGAAATTGCAACAGAAGTTAATCAAGAAACAGATAACATTGGTGCAAGACGCTTGCATACAATTTTAGAGCGCCTATTAGAGGAGCTATCATTTGAAGCTTCTGAAATTGCACCAGCACATATTGAAATTACCCCTGCATATGTTGAGCAAAAACTAGGAAATATCGTGAAAAATAAAGATTTATCACAATTTATTTTATAG
- the hslV gene encoding ATP-dependent protease subunit HslV → MGQIHATTIFAIHHKGGCAMAGDGQVTLGNAVVMKHTARKVRRLFNGNVLAGFAGSVADAFTLFEMFEGKLNEYNGNLQRAAVEVAKQWRGDKMLRQLEAMLLVMDKSTLLLVSGTGEVIEPDDGILAIGSGGNYALSAGRALKQHAGEHLTAQQIAEAALTTAADICVFTNHNIIVEAL, encoded by the coding sequence TTGGGGCAAATACATGCAACGACGATTTTTGCAATCCATCATAAAGGTGGTTGTGCAATGGCTGGTGATGGTCAAGTAACGTTAGGAAATGCAGTTGTGATGAAACATACAGCAAGAAAGGTCAGACGTCTGTTTAATGGCAACGTATTAGCAGGCTTTGCTGGGTCAGTAGCAGATGCTTTTACTTTATTTGAAATGTTTGAAGGTAAGTTAAACGAGTATAATGGTAATTTACAACGTGCAGCTGTTGAGGTAGCTAAGCAATGGCGCGGTGATAAAATGTTGCGTCAATTAGAAGCAATGTTGCTTGTAATGGATAAATCTACTTTGCTTCTTGTTTCAGGGACAGGAGAAGTCATTGAGCCAGATGATGGTATTTTAGCGATTGGCTCAGGTGGTAATTATGCATTATCTGCGGGTCGCGCATTGAAGCAACATGCAGGGGAGCATTTAACGGCACAGCAAATTGCAGAGGCAGCTTTAACGACAGCTGCTGATATTTGTGTATTTACAAATCATAATATTATCGTGGAGGCGCTATAA
- the xerC gene encoding tyrosine recombinase XerC yields the protein MSNQQNEWLHQFIRYVQIEKNFSVHTVREYETDIQHFLTFLQTEGIKSLQDVEYIHARLYVTKLYDEKKARASISRKISAIRSFFRFLHREFDLDDSSFRSLYHPKKEERLPNFFYEEELTQLFEANQGQDFQSLRNIALLELLYATGIRVSECTALELSNIDFHYSILRVMGKGRKERIVPFGEYARTALQTYIEEARPHIMKKTEHSYLFVNMRGGELTPRGVRHILNEMVNKASLHTKLYPHMLRHSFATHLLNNGADMRTVQELLGHAHLSSTQVYTHVTKEHLRKTYMNTHPRA from the coding sequence ATGTCAAATCAGCAAAATGAGTGGCTGCATCAGTTTATTCGCTATGTGCAAATTGAAAAAAACTTTTCTGTACATACAGTGCGGGAATATGAGACTGATATTCAGCATTTTTTGACGTTTTTACAAACGGAAGGTATTAAAAGTTTACAAGATGTTGAATATATTCATGCAAGATTGTATGTGACAAAGCTTTATGATGAGAAAAAAGCAAGAGCATCTATTTCAAGAAAAATATCTGCTATTCGCTCCTTCTTCCGCTTTTTGCATAGAGAATTTGATTTGGACGATTCATCTTTTCGATCATTGTATCACCCGAAAAAAGAGGAGCGACTTCCAAACTTTTTTTATGAGGAAGAGCTGACACAACTATTTGAAGCGAATCAAGGGCAAGATTTTCAATCGCTGCGCAATATCGCTTTGCTGGAGCTGCTTTATGCAACAGGTATTCGAGTAAGCGAGTGTACGGCATTGGAACTATCTAATATCGATTTCCATTATTCGATACTTCGCGTTATGGGGAAAGGGCGTAAGGAGCGCATTGTACCGTTTGGTGAATATGCACGTACAGCGCTGCAAACCTATATTGAGGAAGCGCGACCACATATAATGAAAAAGACGGAGCATTCTTATCTTTTTGTCAATATGCGAGGTGGCGAACTTACGCCACGAGGTGTACGTCATATACTAAATGAGATGGTAAATAAAGCTAGCTTGCATACAAAGCTTTATCCGCATATGCTAAGACATTCATTTGCTACACATTTATTAAATAACGGTGCAGATATGCGTACTGTACAAGAGCTATTAGGACATGCACATCTTTCCTCGACACAAGTATATACACATGTGACGAAGGAGCATTTACGTAAAACGTATATGAATACACATCCAAGAGCTTAA
- the trmFO gene encoding FADH(2)-oxidizing methylenetetrahydrofolate--tRNA-(uracil(54)-C(5))-methyltransferase TrmFO, with product MSEKIVNVIGAGLAGSEAAWQIAKRGIKVRLYEMRPVKQTPAHHTDKFAELVCSNSLRANTLTNAVGVIKEEMRMLDSVIMKAADNCSVPAGGALAVDRHEFAGYVTEAVKNHPLVEVIHEEVTEIPEGITVIATGPLTSKALAEKIQALTGEEYLYFYDAAAPIIEKDSIDMDKVYLKSRYDKGEAAYLNCPMTKEEFDRFRQALIEAEVVPLKEFEKEIYFEGCMPIEVMAARGEKTMLFGPMKPVGLEDPKTGKRPYAVVQLRQDDAAGTLYNIVGFQTHLKWGPQKEVLQLIPGLENVEIVRYGVMHRNTFINSPKVLAKTYQLKAQPTIFFAGQMTGVEGYVESAGSGLIAGINAARLAKGEELLYFPEETALGSMARYITEAASKNFQPMNVNFGLFPELGERIKSKAERAERHANRALETIRNFVNSRTI from the coding sequence ATGTCAGAGAAAATAGTAAACGTTATTGGGGCAGGCTTAGCTGGCAGTGAAGCAGCATGGCAAATCGCAAAGCGTGGTATCAAGGTACGCCTTTATGAAATGCGACCTGTCAAGCAAACGCCCGCGCACCATACAGATAAATTTGCGGAGTTGGTATGCTCTAACTCTTTACGTGCGAATACGTTAACAAATGCGGTAGGCGTCATTAAAGAAGAAATGCGGATGCTGGATTCCGTCATTATGAAGGCGGCGGATAATTGTTCAGTGCCAGCAGGTGGAGCGTTAGCGGTAGACCGTCATGAATTTGCAGGCTATGTAACGGAAGCGGTGAAAAACCATCCATTAGTAGAGGTCATTCATGAGGAAGTAACAGAAATTCCAGAAGGCATTACTGTTATTGCAACAGGTCCTTTAACATCAAAGGCATTAGCAGAGAAAATTCAAGCATTAACAGGTGAGGAATATTTATACTTTTATGATGCGGCAGCGCCTATCATCGAAAAAGATTCGATTGATATGGACAAAGTGTATTTAAAATCACGCTATGATAAAGGGGAAGCAGCTTATTTAAATTGCCCAATGACAAAGGAAGAATTCGATCGTTTCCGTCAAGCATTAATTGAGGCAGAAGTTGTACCACTGAAAGAGTTTGAAAAGGAAATTTATTTTGAAGGCTGTATGCCGATTGAAGTTATGGCAGCACGCGGTGAAAAAACAATGTTGTTTGGACCAATGAAGCCAGTTGGATTGGAAGATCCGAAAACAGGTAAGCGTCCATATGCGGTTGTGCAATTGCGCCAAGATGATGCGGCCGGCACATTATACAATATTGTTGGCTTCCAAACGCATTTAAAATGGGGTCCACAAAAGGAAGTATTGCAGCTAATTCCAGGGTTAGAAAACGTTGAAATCGTACGTTATGGTGTGATGCATCGTAATACATTTATTAACTCGCCGAAAGTATTGGCAAAAACATATCAATTAAAAGCACAGCCAACGATTTTCTTTGCAGGTCAAATGACAGGTGTTGAAGGCTATGTTGAATCAGCAGGAAGCGGCTTAATTGCCGGTATTAATGCAGCGCGTTTAGCAAAAGGTGAGGAGCTATTATACTTCCCAGAAGAAACAGCGCTTGGCTCAATGGCACGCTATATTACGGAAGCAGCTTCGAAAAACTTCCAGCCGATGAATGTCAATTTCGGTCTGTTCCCAGAGCTAGGTGAGCGTATTAAATCAAAAGCAGAGCGTGCGGAGCGCCATGCGAACCGAGCATTGGAAACAATTCGTAATTTTGTGAATTCGAGAACAATTTAA
- the topA gene encoding type I DNA topoisomerase, giving the protein MADYLVIVESPAKAKTIERYLGKKYKVKASIGHVRDLPRSQMGIDTENNYEPKYITIRGKGPVLQELKTAAKKVKKIYLAADPDREGEAIAWHLATALNIDIESDCRVVFNEITKDAILESFKHPRPINLDLVDAQQARRILDRLVGYNISPILWKKVKKGLSAGRVQSVALRLIIDRENEITNFVPEEYWTVEGLFEKSKKQFDALYYGDGAEKIKLTNEEQVKAILKNIKGDHFTVTDVTKKERKRNAAPAFTTSSLQQEAARKLNFRAKKTMMLAQQLYEGIDIGKKEGTVGLITYMRTDSTRISETAKAEAMQYIDTKYGKDYIATEPKQAKKQSNAQDAHEAIRPTSAMRTPDELKTVLSRDQLRLYRLIWERFIASQMAPAILDTVSVDLLNENVKFRANGSHVKFPGFMKLYIEGTDDQTEETTKLLPEMEIGDKVKTVSIEPKQHFTQPPPRYSEARLVKTLEELGIGRPSTYAPTLDTIQKRGYVQLDAKRFVPTELGGIVHQLVLEFFPEILNIEFTAKMEQDLDGVEEGMTNWVQVIDVFYKDFEKRVEYADEAMEKIEIKDEPAGEDCEKCGAPMVFKLGRYGKFMACSNFPDCRNTKAIVKPIGVQCPTCKEGEIVERKSKTKRLFYGCNRYPECEFVSWDKPINRPCPKCSSLLVEKKLKKGVQIQCTNTDCDYEETPSQ; this is encoded by the coding sequence ATGGCAGATTATTTAGTAATAGTGGAATCGCCTGCAAAGGCAAAAACAATTGAGCGATACTTAGGTAAAAAATATAAAGTAAAGGCTTCAATAGGACATGTACGTGATTTACCGCGTAGTCAAATGGGCATTGATACTGAAAATAATTATGAGCCTAAGTATATTACAATTCGTGGTAAAGGGCCTGTTTTACAAGAATTAAAAACAGCTGCTAAAAAAGTGAAAAAGATTTATCTAGCGGCCGATCCCGATCGCGAAGGTGAAGCGATTGCATGGCATTTAGCAACAGCTTTAAATATCGATATCGAATCAGATTGTCGCGTTGTGTTTAATGAAATTACGAAGGACGCAATTTTAGAATCATTTAAACATCCGCGCCCAATTAATTTAGATTTAGTAGACGCACAGCAAGCGAGACGAATTTTAGACCGCCTTGTTGGCTACAATATTAGCCCAATTTTATGGAAAAAAGTAAAAAAAGGCTTATCTGCTGGGCGAGTGCAATCTGTTGCGCTACGCTTAATCATCGATCGAGAAAATGAAATTACGAACTTTGTGCCAGAGGAATATTGGACAGTTGAAGGGCTATTTGAAAAAAGTAAAAAGCAATTTGATGCACTTTATTATGGTGATGGAGCAGAGAAAATTAAGCTAACAAACGAAGAGCAAGTGAAGGCAATATTGAAAAATATTAAAGGCGACCACTTCACTGTAACGGATGTTACGAAAAAGGAACGTAAACGCAATGCAGCACCAGCGTTCACAACTTCCTCACTACAACAAGAGGCAGCACGTAAGCTAAATTTCCGCGCGAAGAAAACGATGATGCTTGCACAGCAGCTATATGAAGGTATTGATATCGGCAAAAAAGAAGGAACGGTCGGTTTAATTACGTATATGCGTACAGATTCGACACGTATTTCTGAAACGGCAAAGGCCGAAGCAATGCAATATATCGATACAAAATATGGTAAAGACTATATTGCGACAGAGCCAAAGCAAGCGAAGAAACAATCGAATGCACAGGATGCGCATGAAGCAATTCGTCCTACGAGCGCAATGCGTACACCAGATGAGTTAAAGACAGTATTAAGTCGTGACCAGCTGCGCTTATATCGACTAATTTGGGAGCGATTTATTGCTAGCCAAATGGCACCTGCTATTTTAGACACAGTTTCTGTCGATTTATTAAATGAAAATGTAAAATTTCGAGCAAACGGTTCTCATGTGAAGTTTCCTGGCTTTATGAAGCTTTATATAGAAGGTACAGATGATCAAACCGAAGAAACGACAAAGCTCCTACCAGAGATGGAAATTGGCGATAAAGTAAAAACGGTATCGATTGAGCCGAAGCAACATTTTACACAGCCACCTCCTCGTTACTCAGAGGCACGCTTAGTAAAAACTTTGGAAGAGCTAGGTATTGGTCGACCTTCCACATATGCACCTACGTTAGATACAATCCAAAAACGTGGCTATGTACAGCTTGATGCGAAACGTTTTGTTCCTACTGAGTTAGGCGGCATTGTTCATCAGCTTGTGCTTGAATTTTTCCCAGAAATACTGAACATTGAGTTTACAGCAAAAATGGAGCAGGATTTAGATGGTGTAGAAGAAGGTATGACCAATTGGGTACAAGTTATCGATGTCTTCTATAAAGATTTTGAAAAACGTGTAGAATATGCGGATGAAGCGATGGAAAAAATCGAAATCAAAGATGAGCCTGCTGGCGAGGATTGCGAAAAATGTGGCGCGCCAATGGTATTCAAGCTTGGACGTTATGGCAAATTCATGGCTTGTTCGAATTTCCCAGACTGCCGCAATACAAAGGCGATTGTCAAGCCGATTGGTGTACAATGTCCTACATGTAAGGAAGGCGAAATTGTTGAGCGTAAAAGTAAAACGAAGCGTCTGTTCTACGGCTGCAATCGCTACCCAGAATGTGAATTTGTGTCATGGGATAAGCCGATTAACCGTCCATGTCCAAAATGTAGCTCATTATTAGTTGAAAAGAAATTGAAAAAAGGTGTACAAATTCAATGTACAAATACAGATTGTGATTACGAGGAAACACCATCACAATAG